In Bacillus sp. FJAT-45037, the following are encoded in one genomic region:
- a CDS encoding WapI family immunity protein, whose product MKKDEIKLFRDYPYAELNSQDDLYCFKICTYNYAYPKADNRSDADWHRNYLYFTLPGFRVEVNEIILEGQFVQFIIKELEQFSLQKKENVVIEPTEPFFGFTLSLRGPNKVNVEGYIQYPVGQGTELIFEFETDLKNVNKFLTGLKAIEREYPSRNI is encoded by the coding sequence TTGAAAAAAGACGAGATCAAGCTCTTTAGAGACTATCCATATGCTGAGCTTAATTCACAAGATGACTTATATTGTTTTAAAATTTGCACATATAATTATGCTTATCCGAAAGCTGATAATAGGTCGGATGCAGATTGGCACAGAAATTATCTTTACTTTACACTTCCAGGATTTAGAGTAGAAGTGAATGAGATCATTTTAGAAGGGCAGTTCGTGCAGTTCATTATAAAGGAATTAGAACAATTCTCTTTACAAAAGAAAGAAAATGTCGTTATAGAGCCAACTGAACCATTCTTTGGATTTACTCTATCATTAAGGGGACCGAACAAAGTCAATGTAGAAGGTTATATACAATATCCAGTTGGACAAGGTACAGAATTAATATTTGAGTTTGAGACGGATCTCAAAAATGTGAATAAGTTTCTTACAGGATTAAAAGCTATAGAGAGAGAATATCCTTCTCGGAATATATAA
- a CDS encoding YidH family protein translates to MDESKYIQQHLANERTYLAWVRTAIAIIGIGFLATTLHFNTPMHEYVDFVLAIFISLFSLMLGLFTIVLATTIYYRNRKAINTQTFHSSYKLIISMTSVVIAVLIFFLVYYLFLFIGS, encoded by the coding sequence ATGGATGAATCAAAATATATCCAGCAGCATTTAGCTAATGAGCGAACCTATCTAGCTTGGGTGAGGACGGCTATTGCAATCATTGGGATTGGTTTTTTAGCTACAACTTTGCACTTTAATACACCAATGCATGAATATGTTGATTTTGTACTCGCGATTTTTATTAGTTTATTTTCACTTATGTTGGGGTTGTTTACAATTGTTCTTGCGACAACTATTTACTACCGTAACCGAAAAGCGATTAACACCCAGACATTTCATTCTTCCTACAAATTGATTATCTCTATGACCTCAGTCGTTATTGCAGTGTTAATCTTCTTTTTAGTGTATTATCTATTTTTATTTATAGGCTCGTAA
- a CDS encoding polysaccharide deacetylase family protein — translation MVNARQQILTEDRFVVLTFDDGPTRLLEPILDILLSEQIPAMFFWQTRLLHYKRPWRRVIEEGHVIGTHTITHPNLQKLSLLEQRRELMRSKELIETYTGQTVRYFRPPFGQYNDQTLDIADELGLKTIMWDVASFDWILKAEPERIIQHVIEQIEDGSIILLHELKQTLIVLPMLIKQLKDKGYEFKILPT, via the coding sequence ATGGTTAACGCAAGACAGCAAATATTAACAGAAGATAGATTTGTTGTTCTTACCTTTGATGATGGACCAACTAGGTTATTAGAACCTATCCTCGATATTTTATTAAGTGAACAGATACCAGCTATGTTCTTTTGGCAAACGCGTCTACTACATTATAAACGACCTTGGAGACGCGTAATAGAAGAAGGCCATGTTATTGGTACGCATACCATCACACATCCAAATCTTCAAAAACTAAGCTTACTTGAACAACGACGAGAGTTAATGAGAAGCAAAGAATTGATTGAAACGTATACAGGGCAGACTGTACGTTATTTCAGACCGCCGTTTGGTCAATACAATGATCAAACGCTAGATATTGCCGATGAATTAGGATTGAAAACGATTATGTGGGATGTAGCATCGTTTGATTGGATTCTAAAAGCAGAGCCAGAAAGGATTATTCAACATGTGATCGAACAAATAGAGGATGGTTCGATCATCCTATTACATGAATTAAAACAAACATTAATTGTTTTACCAATGTTAATCAAGCAGTTAAAAGATAAAGGGTACGAATTTAAAATACTACCAACGTGA
- a CDS encoding rhodanese-like domain-containing protein has protein sequence MELVIQGLLMVFVVWFIFKRIMPAKGVRQITTADLKSEMNRNDIQLVDVRTPMEYNGRNIKKATNIPLNEIKQRQGEFKKDREIMVICQSGMRSKKAASTLKKLGFEQVTNVKGGMSAWR, from the coding sequence ATGGAGTTAGTTATTCAAGGTTTATTAATGGTGTTTGTTGTATGGTTTATTTTCAAGCGTATTATGCCAGCTAAAGGAGTTAGGCAAATTACCACAGCAGACCTTAAAAGTGAGATGAATAGAAATGATATTCAACTCGTTGATGTAAGAACACCAATGGAATACAACGGACGGAATATAAAAAAAGCAACGAACATACCGTTAAATGAAATCAAGCAGCGTCAAGGTGAGTTTAAAAAAGATAGAGAGATTATGGTAATCTGTCAAAGTGGAATGAGAAGTAAGAAGGCAGCCAGTACATTAAAGAAACTTGGTTTTGAACAAGTGACTAATGTTAAGGGTGGAATGTCTGCTTGGAGATGA
- a CDS encoding PAS domain-containing sensor histidine kinase — protein MSYKKKMLLLYILLGVVWIIATDYLVLALDLGTYLNIQKIKGIIFVLLTGFFIYYALGKREEVELLKTEKEKLSILINSMVDFVNFKDGQGRWIESNDFGLKLFQLEGVSYRGKTDAELAEYTDFYREALLQCKASDEETWKAGTVTRCEEVIPLPDGSEKTFDTIKVPLFKQNNERKGLVVMGRDITERKLAESQLKESELIYKSLFKYNPELVYMVDLSGKITDLNPRFEPLTGFKKERSIGTPIFDYIADIDKERMYSSFKKAILEKTATTNHEVFLQHKNGYKIIAHCAFVPIIINENITGIIGYATDITQIIKTEEKLKTTEKLAVIGELAAGIAHEIRNPLTSLKGFVQLFQSESKKENFIHNIMLDELDRINAIVSELLVLSRPQEMTFAKENVNHVMKDVLTLLESEMNLHGVSVHIHSQNPQLTIDCELNQIKQLFINILKNSIEANSDEIHINLALKENRVIVKFRDDGDGINQERMKRIGEPFYSEKEKGTGLGLTVSFKIIESHKGTIEYDSKVDEGTLVTMTFPKSK, from the coding sequence ATGAGTTATAAAAAGAAAATGCTTCTCTTATATATTCTCCTAGGAGTTGTTTGGATTATTGCGACAGACTACCTAGTATTAGCATTAGATCTAGGTACCTACCTCAATATCCAAAAAATAAAAGGAATTATATTTGTCCTATTAACTGGCTTCTTCATCTACTATGCCTTAGGAAAACGCGAGGAGGTTGAACTATTAAAAACCGAAAAAGAAAAACTTTCTATCTTAATTAATTCCATGGTCGATTTCGTTAATTTTAAAGACGGTCAAGGTCGTTGGATTGAATCAAATGATTTTGGTTTGAAATTATTTCAATTAGAGGGGGTTTCTTACCGCGGAAAAACAGACGCCGAATTAGCTGAGTACACTGATTTTTATCGTGAAGCCCTTCTCCAGTGTAAAGCTTCAGACGAAGAAACATGGAAAGCGGGTACTGTGACTAGATGCGAAGAAGTGATTCCTCTACCAGATGGCAGCGAAAAAACATTCGACACAATTAAAGTTCCTTTGTTTAAACAAAATAACGAGCGAAAAGGCCTCGTCGTCATGGGAAGGGATATTACCGAAAGAAAGCTTGCGGAGAGTCAGCTTAAGGAAAGTGAATTAATTTATAAATCTTTATTTAAGTATAACCCTGAACTGGTTTATATGGTTGATTTATCTGGGAAGATCACCGACCTCAACCCTAGATTCGAACCATTAACCGGCTTTAAAAAAGAACGATCGATCGGTACACCTATTTTTGATTATATTGCTGATATTGATAAGGAGCGAATGTACTCCTCATTTAAAAAAGCGATTCTAGAAAAAACGGCAACAACTAACCATGAAGTGTTTCTGCAACATAAAAATGGATACAAAATCATCGCCCACTGTGCTTTCGTTCCGATTATTATTAATGAGAACATTACAGGGATTATTGGGTATGCTACAGATATTACTCAGATTATTAAAACTGAAGAGAAATTAAAAACGACAGAAAAGCTTGCCGTTATTGGTGAATTAGCCGCCGGAATTGCTCATGAAATTAGAAATCCACTTACCTCTTTAAAAGGGTTTGTACAACTGTTTCAATCTGAAAGCAAAAAAGAAAACTTCATTCATAACATTATGCTAGATGAACTTGATCGTATTAATGCAATAGTAAGTGAACTACTAGTCCTTTCTCGCCCTCAAGAAATGACATTTGCAAAAGAGAACGTTAACCATGTAATGAAGGACGTTTTAACTCTACTTGAATCAGAAATGAATCTTCACGGGGTATCTGTTCATATTCATAGTCAAAACCCGCAACTTACTATCGACTGCGAATTAAATCAAATCAAACAATTATTTATTAACATCCTAAAAAATTCTATCGAAGCGAACTCCGATGAAATCCATATCAATCTTGCTTTAAAAGAGAATCGTGTCATCGTTAAATTCCGCGATGACGGAGATGGAATTAATCAGGAGCGAATGAAACGAATTGGAGAGCCATTTTATTCAGAGAAAGAAAAAGGGACAGGATTAGGTTTGACAGTTAGCTTCAAGATTATTGAGTCTCATAAAGGGACGATCGAATATGATAGCAAGGTCGATGAAGGCACGCTCGTCACGATGACCTTTCCTAAATCAAAATAA
- a CDS encoding methyl-accepting chemotaxis protein, translating into MKVSESLDDQTNQAQGTKEVVQLITNKIQLILKQSEKVDHFKEGTQQSLSRGKETFAKTIEQIAVIEKNATETGHTVMELKHKSEEIEGIISVITNIADQTNLLALNAAIEAARAGEHGRGFAVVADEVRKLAEQSNQSAKDVQALIKDIQLGIDTSVQSMEGGRISVLKGIEQAEQAGQDVNQIEETMNELSAMIAEIVSSANEISNEATMMNESATETSSLLVESSSYTQSVAAASEEQLAAMEEVAASSESLAHMAEELKMTVARFSLNKNK; encoded by the coding sequence ATGAAAGTATCGGAAAGTTTGGATGATCAAACAAACCAGGCACAAGGAACGAAGGAAGTTGTTCAATTAATTACTAATAAAATTCAACTGATCCTCAAACAAAGTGAGAAGGTCGATCATTTTAAAGAAGGCACACAACAGTCCTTGTCTAGAGGGAAAGAAACATTCGCTAAGACGATTGAGCAGATTGCTGTGATTGAAAAGAATGCAACAGAAACGGGTCATACGGTAATGGAATTAAAACATAAGTCTGAAGAGATTGAGGGGATTATTTCGGTTATTACGAATATTGCCGACCAAACGAACCTTTTAGCTTTAAATGCTGCGATCGAGGCGGCACGAGCAGGTGAGCATGGTCGAGGGTTTGCAGTTGTAGCCGATGAAGTTCGTAAACTTGCCGAGCAATCGAACCAATCTGCAAAAGATGTCCAAGCGTTAATAAAGGATATTCAATTAGGTATTGATACATCTGTTCAATCTATGGAAGGTGGCCGAATATCTGTCTTAAAAGGAATTGAACAAGCAGAACAAGCTGGGCAAGATGTGAATCAAATCGAGGAAACAATGAATGAGTTATCAGCAATGATTGCAGAAATTGTTTCCTCGGCAAATGAGATTTCTAATGAAGCGACGATGATGAATGAGTCTGCAACAGAAACGAGTTCGTTGCTTGTCGAGTCATCTAGCTATACGCAAAGTGTAGCAGCAGCCTCAGAAGAACAATTAGCAGCAATGGAAGAAGTGGCAGCATCGTCTGAATCTCTTGCACATATGGCAGAAGAGTTAAAGATGACAGTCGCAAGATTTAGTTTAAATAAAAATAAATAA
- a CDS encoding DUF3298 and DUF4163 domain-containing protein — protein MNMFILPVDIQTHHLVEPRLDVYYPQLAHLKDQAIEKKLNERILKQISTMIRKQGFDENPMTVITGGYEIKTNERHIISLTNSHFAFSGGAHGLTILRSLTMDVEKGSVYSLKDLFKPGADYMKKLNEIIALQIKERDLPLLNSFDGIAPNQYFYLADKALVLYFQLYDLLPYAFGIPYFVISVYEIQDMIDENGPLRQMIY, from the coding sequence ATGAATATGTTTATTCTACCTGTAGATATACAAACTCATCACTTAGTTGAACCAAGACTAGATGTGTATTATCCGCAACTCGCTCATCTCAAGGATCAGGCGATTGAAAAGAAGTTGAATGAACGAATTTTGAAGCAAATATCGACAATGATTCGTAAGCAAGGTTTTGATGAGAATCCGATGACGGTCATTACAGGAGGATATGAAATTAAAACGAATGAACGTCATATTATCAGTCTAACGAATAGTCATTTTGCATTTTCTGGTGGGGCGCATGGGTTGACGATCCTTCGTTCATTGACAATGGATGTAGAAAAAGGGTCTGTTTATTCTTTAAAAGATTTATTTAAACCTGGTGCAGATTATATGAAGAAGCTTAATGAAATCATCGCTCTTCAAATCAAAGAGCGAGATCTTCCACTACTAAATTCATTTGACGGAATTGCACCAAATCAATATTTCTATCTTGCTGATAAAGCTCTCGTCTTGTATTTTCAATTATACGATCTTCTTCCTTATGCATTTGGTATTCCTTACTTCGTCATCTCAGTGTATGAAATCCAAGATATGATTGATGAAAACGGACCACTTAGGCAGATGATTTACTAA
- a CDS encoding NAD-dependent succinate-semialdehyde dehydrogenase, which produces MNMFIGGSWIGQDLDKIAVMNPATGEKVGMVPDGGENEAKVAVDAAHKAWRLWSKKTASERSKVLMSWFRKIEEATDELAEFMTKEQGKPFKEAQGEIGYANSFIEWYAEEGKRIYGETIPASAENKRIFIQRQAVGVVAAITPWNFPAAMITRKVAPALAAGCTVVVKPAIQTPLTALRLAELADEAGVPSGVINVVTGDAKTIAGVWQEDSRVRKLTFTGSTEVGKILMKGAAKTMKKISLELGGQAPFIVMADADLDAAVSHFVASKYRNAGQTCVCANRIYVHEDVVNAFTDKAKEAVSALKVGNGLEEGVDLGPLIDEDAVRKVTEHINDAKEKGAEVVLGGHEPNGQYYEPTVLRGVTEEMLCMKEETFGPLAPISTFQTEEEVIERANGTPFGLAAYVFTRDIGQAIRISEGLEFGIIGINDGLPSVPQAPFGGYKESGLGREGGHHGMDEFLEVKYISLAFE; this is translated from the coding sequence ATGAACATGTTCATAGGTGGTTCGTGGATTGGTCAAGATCTTGATAAAATTGCAGTCATGAATCCAGCAACAGGTGAGAAAGTTGGCATGGTTCCTGATGGTGGAGAAAACGAGGCAAAAGTAGCCGTTGATGCAGCGCATAAAGCATGGAGGTTATGGTCGAAAAAGACGGCTAGTGAACGTAGTAAGGTACTCATGAGTTGGTTTCGTAAGATTGAAGAAGCCACAGATGAGTTAGCTGAATTTATGACGAAGGAACAAGGGAAGCCTTTTAAGGAAGCGCAAGGAGAGATTGGTTACGCAAACTCGTTTATTGAGTGGTACGCAGAGGAAGGGAAACGAATTTACGGAGAAACGATCCCTGCCTCTGCCGAGAACAAGCGAATTTTTATTCAGCGACAAGCAGTTGGAGTCGTTGCAGCAATTACGCCTTGGAATTTTCCAGCCGCGATGATTACACGCAAAGTTGCACCAGCTTTAGCTGCAGGTTGTACGGTTGTTGTAAAACCAGCTATACAAACACCTTTAACAGCACTGCGCCTAGCAGAGTTAGCTGACGAAGCAGGAGTGCCAAGTGGTGTCATAAATGTGGTCACAGGGGATGCCAAAACGATTGCCGGTGTGTGGCAAGAAGATTCTCGTGTACGCAAACTTACCTTCACAGGATCAACAGAAGTAGGGAAGATCTTAATGAAAGGTGCAGCAAAAACGATGAAGAAGATTTCTTTAGAGCTTGGCGGGCAGGCACCATTTATTGTTATGGCTGATGCCGACCTAGATGCAGCAGTTTCCCATTTTGTTGCATCAAAATATCGGAATGCCGGTCAAACTTGCGTCTGTGCAAACCGTATTTACGTGCATGAAGATGTCGTAAATGCTTTCACGGACAAAGCGAAAGAGGCCGTTTCTGCATTAAAGGTAGGAAATGGACTAGAAGAGGGAGTTGATTTAGGTCCACTCATTGATGAAGACGCTGTTCGAAAGGTAACGGAACATATTAACGATGCAAAGGAAAAAGGAGCAGAGGTTGTTCTTGGTGGCCACGAACCGAACGGACAATATTATGAGCCTACCGTTTTACGTGGCGTGACAGAAGAGATGCTGTGTATGAAAGAAGAGACATTTGGACCGCTTGCACCGATCTCGACTTTCCAAACTGAAGAGGAAGTCATCGAGAGGGCAAATGGAACCCCATTCGGTCTTGCTGCGTATGTGTTCACACGTGATATTGGTCAAGCGATTCGAATAAGTGAAGGGCTTGAGTTTGGCATTATTGGGATCAATGATGGCTTACCGTCTGTACCGCAAGCGCCATTTGGAGGGTACAAAGAAAGTGGCTTAGGTAGAGAAGGTGGTCATCACGGCATGGACGAATTTTTAGAAGTGAAATATATTTCCTTAGCATTTGAATAG
- a CDS encoding Dps family protein — translation MTQDKVSVILNKQIANWSVLFVKLHNYHWYVKGPQFFTLHAKFEELYNESSTYIDELAERLLALKGHPVATMKEFLETSTIEEAKTGQTAEEMVTELSEDFTKLIDELKEGMEAADSLGDETTADMLLAIHQSLEKHNWMLRSFLK, via the coding sequence ATGACTCAAGATAAAGTATCCGTTATTTTAAACAAGCAGATTGCTAACTGGAGTGTTCTTTTTGTAAAACTACATAACTATCATTGGTATGTTAAAGGTCCACAATTCTTTACCTTACACGCAAAGTTTGAAGAACTATACAACGAATCCTCCACATACATTGATGAGCTAGCGGAGCGTTTACTAGCGCTAAAGGGTCATCCTGTAGCAACTATGAAAGAATTTCTTGAAACATCAACGATCGAAGAAGCTAAGACTGGTCAAACAGCCGAAGAGATGGTTACTGAGCTATCTGAAGACTTCACAAAATTGATCGATGAATTAAAAGAAGGAATGGAAGCCGCTGATTCATTAGGCGATGAAACTACTGCCGATATGTTACTTGCCATCCACCAGTCACTTGAGAAGCATAACTGGATGCTCCGTTCATTCTTAAAATAA
- a CDS encoding B3/B4 domain-containing protein, which yields MLPIKIDPSISSVVPTFKLGLISYHSIVISDSPQMLKGRLQFFQETLQMELAEKELTDFAGVAEWRAVFKQLNIDPSKYRPSHEALLRRIKQNKLISSIQSAVDLNTFFSLQYQIPMGLYDSEKITGDIVVRLGHQGEEYQGINGRVNNMTGKIISSDQQGAFGSLIVDSIKTSVTKETAKATHLIYIKPSMSTDEAQQLVDSVAKMFTQIHGGDVIEATIIEAK from the coding sequence ATGTTACCTATAAAAATTGATCCAAGCATCTCATCTGTCGTTCCTACTTTTAAGCTTGGACTGATCTCATACCATTCTATCGTGATTAGTGATTCACCTCAAATGTTAAAAGGTCGTTTACAGTTTTTCCAAGAAACTTTACAAATGGAACTAGCCGAAAAAGAGTTAACAGACTTTGCAGGTGTCGCCGAATGGAGAGCTGTTTTCAAACAACTAAACATTGATCCTTCTAAGTACCGTCCTTCTCATGAAGCGCTGCTTAGAAGAATTAAACAAAACAAACTTATATCTAGCATTCAATCGGCCGTTGATCTAAATACTTTCTTCTCATTGCAATATCAAATTCCGATGGGTCTTTATGATTCGGAAAAAATAACTGGCGATATCGTTGTACGACTTGGTCATCAAGGAGAAGAGTATCAAGGGATTAATGGACGAGTAAATAATATGACAGGTAAAATTATAAGCTCCGATCAACAAGGCGCTTTTGGAAGCTTGATTGTTGATTCAATAAAAACAAGCGTCACCAAAGAGACAGCCAAGGCAACGCATCTCATCTACATAAAGCCTTCTATGTCAACTGATGAAGCCCAGCAGCTTGTTGACTCTGTAGCAAAAATGTTCACACAGATTCATGGTGGGGATGTAATAGAAGCGACGATTATTGAGGCAAAGTAG
- the queG gene encoding tRNA epoxyqueuosine(34) reductase QueG has product MIPAQLKEELIAYSKTIGVDKIGFTTADPFLSLKDRLLTQQELGFQSGFEEPNIDKRVDPTQNLDEARTIISIALAYPSKLKNAPKNTKEARRGIFCRASWGKDYHDVLRDRLQKIEQFILEKVPKARAVSMVDTGALSDRAVAERAGIGWSGKNCAIITPEFGSYVYLGEVITTVALEPDTPMTDQCGTCNRCVDACPTDALVQGGQLNSQACIAYLTQTKGFLPDEYREKLGNRLYGCDTCQQVCPENKGKDVHNHPEMEADPEIAKPELKPLLRMSNRQFKEKFGYVSGSWRGKKPIQRNAIIALAHFKDETALPILHQLLKEDPRPVIRGTSAWAIGKIGRHHESLRYDEESHLQLAKKHEKDDEVLLEIEKGLVLLKDETKVIGKHVQ; this is encoded by the coding sequence ATGATACCCGCCCAATTAAAAGAAGAACTTATTGCATATAGTAAGACTATCGGAGTCGACAAAATCGGCTTTACAACAGCTGATCCTTTTTTAAGTTTAAAAGATCGCTTGTTAACGCAACAGGAGCTAGGCTTTCAGTCTGGGTTTGAAGAGCCAAATATTGATAAAAGAGTGGACCCGACACAAAACCTTGATGAAGCTAGAACAATTATTTCGATTGCGCTCGCTTATCCTTCAAAATTAAAGAATGCTCCTAAAAATACGAAGGAAGCCCGTCGCGGAATTTTTTGTCGGGCCTCATGGGGGAAAGATTATCATGATGTGTTGCGTGATCGATTACAAAAGATCGAACAGTTTATTCTTGAGAAAGTTCCCAAGGCTCGGGCGGTCTCAATGGTTGATACGGGGGCGTTGTCTGACCGAGCAGTTGCAGAGCGAGCGGGCATTGGATGGAGTGGTAAGAACTGTGCGATCATTACACCTGAGTTTGGTAGCTATGTGTACCTAGGGGAAGTGATTACGACGGTTGCGCTTGAGCCAGATACACCAATGACTGATCAATGTGGAACGTGTAATCGCTGTGTGGACGCCTGCCCAACAGATGCGCTCGTCCAAGGCGGTCAATTAAATTCTCAAGCTTGTATTGCTTATCTGACTCAGACAAAAGGCTTTTTGCCTGATGAATATAGAGAGAAGCTTGGTAACCGTTTATATGGATGTGACACATGTCAGCAAGTATGTCCTGAGAATAAAGGCAAGGACGTTCACAACCATCCTGAAATGGAAGCTGATCCTGAGATTGCAAAACCTGAGTTAAAACCTTTGCTGAGGATGAGTAACCGTCAATTTAAAGAGAAGTTTGGATATGTTTCAGGTTCATGGCGTGGGAAAAAACCAATTCAACGAAATGCGATTATCGCATTGGCTCATTTTAAAGATGAGACGGCTTTACCCATCCTTCACCAACTGTTAAAAGAAGACCCTAGACCAGTTATTCGTGGGACCTCTGCATGGGCGATTGGAAAGATTGGACGTCATCACGAGAGTCTTCGTTATGATGAGGAAAGTCATCTTCAGTTAGCGAAAAAACATGAAAAAGACGATGAAGTGCTCTTAGAAATCGAAAAAGGGTTAGTATTGCTCAAAGATGAAACAAAAGTAATTGGTAAACATGTCCAATAA
- a CDS encoding methylated-DNA--[protein]-cysteine S-methyltransferase, with amino-acid sequence MATQAQLFFNEMDSPLGTLTIVATERGVRHIHFGHLETSTAALKAKLRKQGITGEFVKCEDTLNNVCTQLKDYFNGERVEFDVPLDLCGTPFQQKVWEALRSIQYGETRSYKQVAEVIGAPKAVRAIGGANNQNPVPILIPCHRVIGSNGAMVGYGGGLDKKEILLSLEGAIEKIS; translated from the coding sequence ATGGCAACACAAGCACAGCTTTTTTTTAATGAAATGGATAGTCCACTTGGTACCCTCACAATCGTTGCAACAGAACGTGGTGTTCGTCATATTCATTTTGGTCATTTAGAAACTAGTACAGCAGCTTTGAAAGCAAAGTTGCGTAAACAAGGAATTACAGGTGAATTTGTTAAATGTGAAGACACGTTGAATAATGTATGTACTCAATTAAAGGATTATTTTAATGGCGAGAGAGTAGAGTTTGATGTTCCTCTTGACCTATGTGGTACGCCCTTCCAACAAAAAGTGTGGGAAGCTTTAAGAAGTATTCAATACGGGGAAACCCGATCATATAAACAAGTAGCCGAAGTCATTGGGGCTCCAAAAGCTGTCCGGGCAATTGGGGGAGCGAACAATCAAAATCCAGTGCCAATTCTAATTCCATGTCATCGTGTGATTGGTAGTAATGGCGCAATGGTCGGGTATGGTGGCGGCTTAGATAAAAAAGAGATTTTACTTAGTCTTGAAGGAGCAATTGAGAAAATCTCATAA
- a CDS encoding amidase domain-containing protein: protein MEKRIVQPIHELIHWRNERYVQLGKEIEEKERWEDEVELLCWLRARDSLLKRGAEVIRSYATGDIIRKQQIGRQELVDYVVKYEQFIKVKRNIYHTERIEERRAFFEDGNLVKDVERKPKRLIKEEDGQSAPLTLIDLGENRNLKSSYNRLEAVKYAERWWDEYNPAYKKFTDNCTNFISQCMRAGRAPMNGGGNRSKGWWFHKNNWSYSWTVAHSFRWYLSGAKAGLRGVERQSASDLALGDVICYDFNGDGRWQHCTIVVAKDGNGEPLVNAQSANSRMRYWKYEDSTAWTPNIKYKYFHIEV, encoded by the coding sequence ATGGAAAAGAGAATTGTTCAACCTATCCATGAGTTAATCCACTGGAGAAACGAACGTTATGTTCAACTTGGAAAAGAGATTGAAGAAAAAGAGCGATGGGAGGATGAGGTCGAGCTTCTGTGCTGGTTGAGAGCTCGAGATTCTCTTTTAAAAAGGGGGGCTGAGGTTATTCGCTCATATGCCACTGGTGATATTATTCGGAAGCAGCAAATCGGTAGGCAAGAACTAGTTGATTATGTAGTGAAATATGAGCAGTTTATTAAAGTTAAACGTAACATTTATCATACGGAAAGAATTGAAGAGAGGAGAGCATTTTTCGAAGATGGCAATCTTGTCAAAGACGTCGAACGGAAGCCGAAGCGGCTCATTAAAGAAGAGGATGGACAGTCAGCACCTCTCACGCTAATTGACTTAGGAGAAAATAGGAATCTGAAATCGTCTTATAACCGATTAGAAGCAGTGAAGTATGCGGAGAGATGGTGGGATGAGTACAATCCAGCTTATAAAAAATTTACCGATAACTGTACAAATTTCATTTCACAGTGCATGCGTGCAGGAAGGGCACCGATGAACGGTGGAGGGAATCGCTCAAAAGGTTGGTGGTTCCACAAGAACAATTGGAGTTACAGTTGGACGGTCGCTCATTCTTTTCGTTGGTATTTGAGTGGTGCGAAAGCAGGTCTAAGAGGGGTCGAACGTCAATCGGCCAGTGATCTTGCTCTTGGAGATGTGATTTGCTATGACTTTAACGGGGATGGCAGATGGCAGCATTGCACGATTGTTGTGGCTAAAGATGGGAACGGGGAACCTCTAGTCAATGCTCAGTCAGCAAATAGTCGAATGCGTTACTGGAAATATGAAGATTCAACCGCATGGACGCCGAATATTAAGTATAAATATTTTCATATTGAGGTTTAA